The following are from one region of the Sandaracinus amylolyticus genome:
- a CDS encoding AMP-dependent synthetase/ligase — MVDTIPRRLLEQAKRRPDRPAYLVKENGIWKSTSWAGYAREVTQAARALIALGFQPGQRVCLLGFNRPEWVILDLAAMTAGGAAAGIYTTSSADEVAYILNHSEAPLVLVENADQAKKVFSKRAELPALKHVVVMRGPKVEGAMSWDDFMSRGDAVSEKDVLDRVDALQPNESATLIYTSGTTGPPKAVMLSHENLAWTASVLRDLTKIDASGRSLSYLPLSHIAEQMATIHGPITGGASVYFAESIDPKVLVENLKEVRPTLFFGVPRIWEKFHATLDGRMRDAKGAKAKLVQWARGVGARASALRAKGDEPKGALALQYALAERLVFSKIKQAIGLDQATVLVSGAAPIAKEVIEFFASIGILIQEIYGQSEDCGPTSFNLAGRTKFGSVGVPLPGVEVKIGDDGEILVRGKNVFLGYFKDEAATRETIDDKGYLHSGDLGRFDEEGFLHITGRKKEIIITAGGKNITPKNIESAVKNHPLVGEAVVIGDRRKYLTMLVTLEPDAAQKVATEKGIRGALHESDAIRAEIQRQLDEVNDKLARVEQVKKFTILPRPFGIDTGELTPTLKIKRSVVARNFASEIDAMYAGDKD, encoded by the coding sequence GTGGTCGACACGATCCCGAGGCGGCTCCTCGAACAAGCGAAGCGGCGGCCCGACCGGCCAGCCTATCTGGTGAAGGAGAACGGCATCTGGAAGTCGACCAGCTGGGCCGGATACGCGCGCGAGGTCACGCAGGCCGCGCGCGCGTTGATCGCGCTGGGGTTCCAGCCCGGACAGCGCGTCTGTCTGCTCGGCTTCAACCGGCCGGAGTGGGTGATCCTCGATCTCGCGGCGATGACCGCGGGCGGCGCGGCGGCGGGCATCTACACGACCAGCTCGGCCGACGAGGTCGCGTACATCCTGAACCACTCCGAGGCGCCGCTCGTCCTCGTCGAGAACGCCGATCAGGCGAAGAAGGTCTTCAGCAAGCGCGCCGAGCTGCCCGCGCTCAAGCACGTCGTCGTGATGCGCGGGCCCAAGGTCGAGGGCGCGATGAGCTGGGACGACTTCATGTCCCGCGGTGACGCCGTCTCGGAGAAGGACGTGCTCGATCGCGTCGACGCGCTCCAGCCGAACGAGAGCGCGACGCTGATCTACACGTCGGGCACGACCGGCCCGCCGAAGGCGGTGATGCTCAGCCACGAGAACCTCGCGTGGACCGCGAGCGTGCTGCGCGACCTGACGAAGATCGACGCGTCGGGGCGCTCGCTGAGCTACCTGCCGCTCTCGCACATCGCCGAGCAGATGGCGACGATCCACGGCCCGATCACCGGCGGCGCGTCGGTGTACTTCGCGGAGTCGATCGATCCGAAGGTGCTCGTCGAGAACCTCAAGGAGGTGCGGCCCACGCTCTTCTTCGGCGTGCCGCGCATCTGGGAGAAGTTCCACGCGACGCTCGACGGGCGCATGCGCGACGCGAAGGGCGCGAAGGCGAAGCTCGTGCAGTGGGCGCGCGGTGTGGGCGCGCGTGCGAGCGCGCTGCGCGCGAAGGGCGACGAGCCGAAGGGCGCGCTCGCGCTGCAGTACGCGCTCGCCGAGCGGCTCGTGTTCTCGAAGATCAAGCAGGCGATCGGGCTCGATCAGGCGACGGTGCTCGTCAGCGGTGCGGCGCCGATCGCGAAGGAAGTGATCGAGTTCTTCGCGAGCATCGGGATCCTCATCCAGGAGATCTACGGGCAGAGCGAGGACTGCGGACCGACGAGCTTCAACCTCGCGGGGCGCACGAAGTTCGGCTCGGTGGGTGTCCCGCTGCCCGGCGTCGAGGTGAAGATCGGCGACGACGGCGAGATCCTCGTGCGCGGCAAGAACGTCTTCCTCGGGTACTTCAAGGACGAGGCGGCGACGCGCGAGACGATCGACGACAAGGGCTACCTGCACTCCGGCGATCTCGGGCGGTTCGACGAGGAGGGTTTCCTCCACATCACCGGGCGCAAGAAGGAGATCATCATCACCGCGGGCGGCAAGAACATCACGCCGAAGAACATCGAGAGCGCGGTGAAGAACCATCCGCTCGTCGGTGAGGCGGTGGTGATCGGGGATCGCCGCAAGTACCTCACGATGCTCGTCACGCTCGAGCCCGACGCGGCGCAGAAGGTCGCGACGGAGAAGGGCATCCGCGGCGCGCTGCACGAGTCCGACGCGATCCGCGCCGAGATCCAGCGGCAGCTCGACGAGGTGAACGACAAGCTCGCGCGCGTGGAGCAGGTCAAGAAGTTCACGATCCTGCCGCGCCCGTTCGGCATCGACACCGGCGAGCTCACGCCGACGCTGAAGATCAAGCGCAGCGTCGTGGCGCGGAACTTCGCGTCGGAGATCGACGCGATGTACGCGGGCGACAAGGACTGA
- a CDS encoding phytochelatin synthase family protein, producing the protein MSTPRRRRWIAALAAVLTLSIGGGAFAFVRSRDAAAAQWAQVDPIADDASYQDDTLLGRAWQLPAARRYHARFVSQPNGSFCGPTSIVDVMRSLDQPGELSTVLEGTDITTIAGFLPSGITLDQLATLARTRLPSRRVTIHRDFDLATFRALLARHANSESDRIVVNFHRGPLFARGGGHHSPIGGYLPDDDLVFVLDVNDDYDPWLVPTERLFAAMDTVDGASGLERGLIVIDSIE; encoded by the coding sequence GTGAGCACGCCCCGTCGCCGTCGCTGGATCGCGGCCCTCGCCGCGGTCCTCACGCTCTCGATCGGTGGCGGCGCGTTCGCGTTCGTGCGCTCGCGCGACGCGGCCGCGGCGCAATGGGCGCAGGTCGATCCGATCGCCGACGACGCGAGCTACCAGGACGACACGCTGCTCGGGCGCGCCTGGCAGCTCCCCGCGGCGCGCCGCTACCACGCGCGCTTCGTGTCACAGCCGAACGGCAGCTTCTGTGGGCCGACCAGCATCGTCGACGTGATGCGCTCGCTCGATCAGCCGGGTGAGCTCTCGACCGTCCTCGAGGGCACCGACATCACGACGATCGCGGGCTTCCTCCCGAGCGGGATCACGCTCGATCAGCTCGCGACGCTCGCCCGCACGCGCTTGCCATCGCGCCGCGTCACCATCCACCGCGACTTCGATCTCGCGACGTTCCGCGCGCTCCTCGCGCGACACGCGAACAGCGAGTCCGATCGCATCGTCGTCAACTTCCATCGCGGCCCGCTCTTCGCGCGCGGCGGAGGGCACCACTCGCCGATCGGCGGCTATCTTCCCGACGACGATCTCGTCTTCGTGCTCGACGTGAACGACGACTACGACCCGTGGCTCGTGCCCACCGAGCGACTCTTCGCGGCGATGGACACCGTCGACGGCGCGAGCGGCCTCGAGCGCGGGCTGATCGTCATCGACTCAATCGAATAG
- a CDS encoding vWA domain-containing protein produces MRTLLGALLALGVVIGLVGRADAQDAWVGGAPLQGRVVVGGAGEAWVGVWVDAPNVVAPPSVRAPMAVSLVIDTSGSMSGDKIQNARMAAQSLIESLSDGDVVSVYGFSNAVTEIAPPTVVNAATRGMLIQRAGMIVAGGGTNLWDGMQAGIGRIAQAPATHPVRRVFVISDGRANVGPSDPQSLGDLAARATEWGTQVTAIGVGYDYDPQTLQAMVVRSAGRLHHLGAPHQMAAILEHELQRMQRSVALDGTIEIVPAPGVVILGGATTGAVIEGGRLRFALGALDAGQRREILFRVRVSPGNAGNQPLANVRLSYRTPESRDVRTQDTVLRYEATTDARAVASAPTTPRVAAMVAQHEASEAQRRAAEMLARGEAERAQRELAAARLQLDRTVTTYDFADAQIEGDLRRRSASVARDADAAGAARTESEQRARSYELQAAPMSAEGY; encoded by the coding sequence ATGCGGACGTTGCTGGGGGCGCTGCTGGCGCTCGGGGTCGTGATCGGTCTCGTGGGGCGAGCGGACGCGCAGGACGCGTGGGTCGGCGGCGCGCCGCTCCAGGGACGCGTCGTGGTCGGCGGCGCGGGTGAGGCGTGGGTGGGAGTGTGGGTCGATGCGCCCAACGTCGTCGCGCCTCCGAGCGTGCGCGCGCCGATGGCGGTGTCGCTCGTGATCGACACCTCGGGATCGATGTCCGGCGACAAGATCCAGAACGCGCGCATGGCCGCGCAGAGCCTGATCGAGTCGCTCTCCGACGGAGACGTGGTCTCGGTCTACGGCTTCTCGAACGCGGTGACCGAGATCGCACCGCCGACCGTGGTGAACGCCGCGACGCGCGGGATGCTGATCCAGCGCGCCGGGATGATCGTCGCGGGCGGCGGCACGAACCTGTGGGACGGAATGCAGGCGGGCATCGGGCGCATCGCGCAGGCGCCCGCGACGCACCCGGTGCGGCGCGTGTTCGTGATCTCCGACGGGCGCGCGAACGTCGGTCCTTCGGATCCTCAGTCGCTCGGCGACCTCGCGGCGCGCGCGACCGAGTGGGGCACCCAGGTCACTGCGATCGGGGTGGGCTACGACTACGATCCGCAGACGCTGCAGGCGATGGTCGTGCGGAGCGCGGGGCGCCTGCACCACCTCGGCGCGCCGCACCAGATGGCCGCGATCCTCGAGCACGAGCTGCAGCGCATGCAGCGCTCGGTCGCGCTCGACGGCACGATCGAGATCGTGCCCGCGCCCGGCGTGGTGATCCTCGGCGGCGCGACGACGGGCGCGGTGATCGAGGGCGGCCGGCTGCGCTTCGCGCTCGGCGCGCTCGACGCCGGTCAGCGCCGCGAGATCCTGTTCCGCGTGCGGGTGAGCCCGGGGAACGCGGGCAACCAGCCGCTCGCGAACGTGCGCCTCTCGTACCGCACGCCCGAGAGCCGCGACGTGCGCACCCAGGACACGGTGCTGCGCTACGAGGCGACGACCGACGCGCGCGCGGTCGCGAGCGCACCGACGACCCCCCGCGTCGCTGCGATGGTCGCGCAGCACGAGGCGAGCGAGGCCCAGCGGCGCGCCGCCGAGATGCTCGCGCGCGGTGAGGCGGAGCGTGCCCAGCGCGAGCTCGCCGCGGCGCGTCTGCAGCTCGATCGCACGGTCACGACGTACGACTTCGCCGACGCGCAGATCGAGGGCGACCTGCGCCGTCGCTCGGCGTCGGTGGCGCGTGATGCCGATGCCGCGGGCGCGGCGCGCACCGAGTCGGAGCAGCGCGCGCGCAGCTACGAGCTGCAGGCCGCGCCGATGTCGGCCGAGGGGTACTGA
- a CDS encoding NupC/NupG family nucleoside CNT transporter has protein sequence MGSFATLVDAPVPIWQRALSLIGLVVMILIAWALSTDRKAFPWRVVASGVALQLAFGVLVLKTETGLALFSVLNDAVSALLDFTAEGSRFLFGDYLDQHFTVALNVLPTIIFFSALMTVLYHLGLMQRVVKAFAWAMQRTLRTSGAETLSAAANIFVGQTEAPLVVKPYVARMTKSELMAIMTGGFASIAGGVLAAYVGMLRARFPDIAGHLIAASVMSAPASLLIAKVMMPERETPVSAGSLDMEDEAPYANVIDAAASGAADGLKLAMNVGAMLLAFLALVAMVNWLFAVPALLHNRVEWMEALDGLRRAEMAIPAGCDAPSGAAALAQCIRAANELGVTQSPLVAWDPLSMQGILGWLFWPFAFVMGVPPEECATVGALLGERLVLNEFVAYMRLADGLAQETPFLGRRAAVIASYALCGFANIGSIAIQIGGISAMAPERRGDLARIGPRAMIAGMLACFMTACVAGLLV, from the coding sequence GTGGGCTCGTTCGCAACGCTCGTCGACGCGCCGGTGCCGATCTGGCAGCGCGCGCTCTCGCTGATCGGCCTCGTGGTCATGATCCTGATCGCGTGGGCGCTCTCCACCGATCGCAAGGCGTTCCCCTGGCGCGTCGTGGCCTCCGGCGTCGCGCTGCAGCTCGCGTTCGGCGTGCTGGTGCTGAAGACCGAGACCGGCCTCGCGCTCTTCTCGGTGCTCAACGACGCGGTCTCGGCGCTGCTCGACTTCACCGCGGAGGGCAGTCGTTTCCTCTTCGGCGACTATCTCGATCAGCACTTCACCGTCGCGCTCAACGTGCTGCCGACGATCATCTTCTTCAGCGCGCTGATGACGGTGCTCTACCACCTCGGCTTGATGCAGCGCGTGGTGAAGGCGTTCGCGTGGGCGATGCAGCGCACGCTGCGCACCAGCGGCGCGGAGACGCTGAGCGCGGCCGCGAACATCTTCGTCGGACAGACCGAGGCGCCGCTCGTCGTGAAGCCGTACGTCGCGCGCATGACGAAGTCGGAGCTCATGGCGATCATGACCGGGGGCTTCGCGAGCATCGCGGGCGGCGTGCTCGCGGCGTACGTCGGCATGCTGCGCGCCCGCTTCCCCGACATCGCGGGGCACCTGATCGCGGCGAGCGTGATGAGCGCGCCGGCGTCGCTGTTGATCGCGAAGGTGATGATGCCGGAGCGCGAGACGCCGGTGTCCGCCGGCTCGCTCGACATGGAGGACGAGGCGCCCTACGCGAACGTCATCGACGCGGCCGCGAGCGGCGCCGCGGACGGGCTCAAGCTCGCGATGAACGTGGGCGCGATGCTGCTCGCGTTCCTCGCGCTGGTCGCGATGGTGAACTGGCTCTTCGCGGTGCCGGCGCTGCTGCACAACCGCGTGGAGTGGATGGAGGCGCTCGACGGGCTGCGGCGCGCGGAGATGGCGATCCCCGCGGGCTGCGATGCTCCGAGCGGCGCGGCCGCGCTCGCGCAGTGCATCCGCGCGGCGAACGAGCTCGGCGTCACGCAGTCGCCCCTCGTCGCGTGGGATCCGCTCTCGATGCAGGGGATCCTGGGCTGGCTCTTCTGGCCCTTCGCGTTCGTGATGGGCGTGCCGCCCGAGGAGTGCGCGACCGTGGGCGCGCTGCTCGGCGAGCGCCTCGTGCTCAACGAGTTCGTCGCGTACATGCGCCTCGCCGACGGGCTCGCGCAGGAGACGCCGTTCCTCGGCCGGCGTGCGGCGGTGATCGCGAGCTACGCGCTCTGCGGCTTCGCCAACATCGGCTCGATCGCGATCCAGATCGGCGGGATCAGCGCGATGGCGCCCGAGCGTCGTGGTGATCTCGCGCGCATCGGTCCGCGCGCGATGATCGCGGGGATGCTCGCGTGCTTCATGACCGCGTGCGTCGCGGGGCTGCTGGTCTGA
- a CDS encoding AAA family ATPase yields MVEREERSWSSKEQIHHGPRYSVFRVRDASGRSRVLKTVRRGARAARAAELLVREHAMLSRVSAISGISRVIAIEDPEGDRPRLWLEDAGPRHLKSLLRRGPLAIDDALRIAVELAEIVAQLHRAHVLHRDINPTNVVVSADGRRITLVDFDLATDVPGPAPREALEVDVEGTLLYVAPEQTGRLDRVVDQRADLYALGATLYEMLTGGPPFALRDPVELVHAHLARDPLPPSEVRPEIPRVLSDLVLKLLAKVPEQRYQSADSLVADLREARARWDASRTIEPFELARLDVARAMVPEGRIYGRDHELALLEGAFERARQGARETVMITGPAGIGKTAIVQALRARARAVGAHFGAGKLDPVRGNAPYAPLIEALEAIVRELAAAPDATSNEWRARIAEAVGANARVITDLVPSARALLGESPPLEPVAPADAETRFDLTFEQFVQALATAESPLVLFVDDLQWADAASLRVLEMLATSTTLRHVLLVGAYRSEDGTAEPPLGDALVAIRAHDAPLRSMLLGPLDRAAVTALCADAFHASPERAEELAAIVHRKTAGNPFYVERFLRDLHQRGLLALDAEHAEWSWSTEQIAASPMSENVVELMLDAVRRLPPSVQRVLGAASCFRRAIDVGLLARLVERPPAEIAEALWTAVDQSLLVAEARVAPADTTYRFAHDRVQQAMGSLLDETERQRLHLRLGRLLGEDPTTREQRLFDRVDHLNLGAALMSAPERIELAELDLAAGRAAKAASAFGPALAYHDRGLALLPEGAWDTHAELCFALHRDAAEAAYVVGDHARAEALVEAAILHAPSRFEKAALYSLRLLAADARGAYREATRWGREGLHILGIELPDDDLAHAVEDEVVAVAAARRERSEEELIAAPPMRDPDALACVQLLDDLAAPTFYSSWRLHVWIRARTVRLVLEHGNVAPAGIAYATYGKLMEDRGDPQAAHSYIRLGAALSQRWRTQKSRALTLFAVFMNHWRAPLRSSVPIIRRAIAASSEVGDSGYAGRTRAALTSVLYQQGTALGHVLSEVERAASFCRRLKQQAGTEQLTLQRQMIRCLQGRTRDRGAWEDDDFDEVRFAGAFAESPHHECVYHVMRLETSYLLGDLRDARARMDAAGERWRAVSGLFLLAQYVYFSCLTRASLADLAPDQRDTLLAAIDRGRERLRRWAENCPPNFAHKHDLVAAEAARLRGQHVEATSRYEAAIAGARREGFEQDEALASELAGRYYRALGQRRIAAFYLEAAMDAYARWGATAKVEALEEETRELGVSGTIPLNVVITPPSDQVARAALDRLGLFEAAETISSEVSFEGVVEKLMRICLATAGAQRGVLVLDRDGALEVRAAGAVGEPPNLDVAPLRASDRAPTSLVEHAFRSGEVLVLANAAHHVRFGADAYVAARQTKSALAMPIPRQGRTIGVLYLENDLVTRAFTAERVQVLRLLSSQVAISLENSRLFEDLRLEVGERSRAERRLRFLSEASVALARSLDPDATASCVAKLAVPFLGDWSTLDVAYPDGSVSRVAQAHVDERREALLGAQHDHDSIAALVLRTGEPQLRGATELHDAQSVIAVPLRARDLVVGVLTIGSSSAARIHDEADLSLAQELAHRAANSLENARLYREAEDAVRLRDEFLSIASHELRTPLASLQLAVQGLPRMLPPSCLADAQRVTALVTRQVHRLDSLIGLLLDVSRIRRGRLQLDRQRTDLREIVREASSLLAQDLARSGSELVVSGDTSVAGCWDGARLEQVLINLLGNAIKFGRGERIDVSVTREGELARVVVTDHGIGIGPEVRDHVFEPFRRGVSSRHYGGLGLGLFITRTIVEEHGGHIAVASEVDQGTTFIVELPTGC; encoded by the coding sequence ATGGTCGAGCGCGAAGAGCGGAGCTGGTCGTCGAAGGAGCAGATCCACCACGGGCCTCGCTACTCGGTGTTCCGTGTGCGCGACGCGAGCGGCCGCTCGCGCGTGCTGAAGACGGTGCGGCGCGGAGCGCGCGCGGCGCGCGCGGCGGAGCTGCTGGTCCGCGAGCACGCGATGCTCTCGCGCGTGAGCGCGATCTCCGGGATCTCGCGCGTGATCGCGATCGAGGATCCCGAGGGCGATCGGCCGCGGCTCTGGCTCGAGGACGCCGGCCCGCGTCACCTGAAGTCGCTGCTACGGCGCGGCCCGCTCGCGATCGACGACGCATTGCGGATCGCGGTGGAGCTCGCGGAGATCGTCGCGCAGCTCCATCGCGCGCACGTCCTCCACCGCGACATCAACCCGACGAACGTCGTGGTCTCGGCCGACGGCCGTCGCATCACGCTGGTCGACTTCGATCTCGCGACCGACGTGCCCGGGCCCGCGCCGCGCGAGGCGCTCGAGGTCGACGTCGAGGGCACGCTGCTCTACGTCGCGCCCGAGCAGACGGGCCGCCTCGATCGTGTGGTGGACCAGCGCGCGGACCTCTACGCGCTCGGGGCCACGCTCTACGAGATGCTCACCGGCGGGCCGCCGTTCGCGCTGCGCGATCCCGTCGAGCTCGTGCACGCGCACCTCGCGCGCGATCCGCTGCCGCCGAGCGAGGTGCGACCCGAGATCCCGCGGGTGCTCTCGGATCTGGTGCTGAAGCTGCTCGCGAAGGTGCCGGAGCAGCGCTACCAGAGCGCCGACTCGCTGGTCGCGGATCTGCGCGAGGCACGCGCGCGGTGGGACGCGTCGCGCACCATCGAGCCCTTCGAGCTCGCGCGGCTCGACGTCGCGCGCGCGATGGTGCCCGAGGGCCGGATCTACGGTCGCGATCACGAGCTCGCGCTGCTCGAGGGCGCGTTCGAGCGAGCGCGCCAGGGCGCGCGAGAGACCGTGATGATCACGGGCCCGGCGGGCATCGGGAAGACCGCGATCGTGCAGGCCCTCCGGGCGCGTGCCCGCGCGGTCGGCGCTCATTTCGGGGCGGGCAAGCTCGATCCCGTGCGCGGCAACGCACCGTACGCGCCGCTGATCGAGGCGCTCGAGGCGATCGTGCGCGAGCTCGCCGCCGCGCCCGACGCGACGTCGAACGAGTGGCGCGCGCGCATCGCCGAGGCCGTCGGCGCGAACGCGCGTGTGATCACCGATCTCGTGCCCAGCGCGCGTGCGCTGCTCGGTGAGTCTCCCCCGCTCGAGCCGGTCGCGCCGGCCGACGCGGAGACCCGGTTCGACCTCACGTTCGAGCAGTTCGTGCAAGCGCTCGCCACGGCGGAGTCGCCGCTCGTGCTCTTCGTCGACGACCTGCAGTGGGCGGACGCCGCCTCGCTGCGCGTGCTCGAGATGCTCGCGACGAGCACGACGCTGCGGCACGTCCTGCTCGTCGGTGCGTACCGCAGCGAGGACGGCACCGCCGAGCCGCCCCTCGGCGACGCGCTCGTCGCGATCCGCGCGCACGACGCGCCGCTGCGCTCCATGCTCCTCGGTCCGCTCGATCGTGCCGCGGTGACGGCGCTCTGCGCCGACGCGTTCCACGCGAGCCCGGAGCGCGCGGAGGAGCTCGCCGCCATCGTGCACCGCAAGACGGCGGGCAACCCGTTCTACGTGGAGCGCTTCCTGCGGGACCTGCACCAGCGAGGGCTGCTCGCGCTCGACGCGGAGCACGCCGAGTGGAGCTGGAGCACCGAGCAGATCGCGGCGTCGCCGATGAGCGAGAACGTCGTCGAGCTGATGCTCGACGCGGTGCGCCGACTGCCGCCGAGCGTGCAGCGCGTGCTCGGCGCGGCATCGTGCTTCCGGCGTGCGATCGACGTCGGTTTGCTCGCGCGTCTCGTCGAGCGCCCTCCGGCCGAGATCGCCGAGGCGCTGTGGACCGCGGTCGATCAGAGCCTGCTCGTCGCCGAGGCGCGCGTCGCGCCCGCCGACACGACCTACCGCTTCGCGCACGATCGTGTGCAGCAGGCGATGGGCTCGCTGCTCGACGAGACCGAGCGCCAGCGCCTGCACCTCCGGCTCGGGCGCCTGCTCGGCGAAGATCCGACGACGCGCGAGCAGCGCCTCTTCGATCGCGTCGATCACTTGAACCTCGGCGCCGCGCTGATGAGCGCGCCCGAGCGGATCGAGCTCGCCGAGCTCGACCTCGCCGCCGGCCGCGCCGCGAAGGCCGCGTCGGCGTTCGGACCGGCGCTCGCCTACCACGATCGCGGCCTCGCGCTGCTGCCCGAGGGCGCGTGGGACACGCACGCGGAGCTCTGCTTCGCGCTGCATCGCGATGCCGCCGAGGCCGCGTACGTCGTCGGCGATCACGCGCGCGCCGAGGCGCTGGTCGAGGCTGCGATCCTCCACGCGCCGTCGCGCTTCGAGAAGGCCGCGCTCTACTCGCTGCGCCTGCTCGCCGCCGATGCGCGCGGCGCCTATCGCGAGGCGACGCGGTGGGGCCGCGAGGGGCTGCACATCCTCGGCATCGAGCTGCCCGACGACGATCTCGCGCACGCCGTCGAGGACGAGGTCGTCGCGGTCGCGGCGGCGCGACGCGAGCGCTCGGAGGAGGAGCTGATCGCCGCGCCTCCGATGCGCGACCCCGATGCGCTCGCGTGTGTGCAGCTGCTCGACGACCTCGCGGCGCCGACGTTCTACTCGAGCTGGCGCCTGCACGTGTGGATCCGCGCGCGCACCGTTCGCCTCGTGCTCGAGCACGGCAACGTCGCGCCCGCGGGCATCGCGTACGCGACGTACGGCAAGCTCATGGAGGATCGCGGCGACCCGCAGGCCGCGCACTCGTACATCCGGCTCGGCGCCGCGCTCTCGCAGCGATGGCGCACCCAGAAGTCGCGCGCGCTGACGCTCTTCGCGGTGTTCATGAACCACTGGCGCGCGCCGCTCCGCAGCAGCGTACCGATCATCCGGCGCGCGATCGCCGCGAGCTCCGAGGTGGGCGACTCGGGCTACGCCGGACGCACGCGCGCCGCGCTCACGAGCGTGCTCTACCAGCAGGGCACGGCGCTCGGGCACGTGCTCAGCGAGGTCGAGCGCGCTGCTTCGTTCTGCCGGCGCCTGAAGCAGCAGGCCGGCACCGAGCAGCTGACGCTGCAGCGACAGATGATCCGCTGTCTCCAGGGACGCACGCGCGATCGTGGTGCGTGGGAGGACGACGACTTCGACGAGGTGCGCTTCGCCGGCGCGTTCGCCGAGTCGCCCCATCACGAGTGCGTCTATCACGTCATGCGGCTCGAGACGTCGTACCTGCTCGGCGATCTGCGCGACGCCCGCGCGCGCATGGACGCGGCGGGCGAGCGCTGGCGCGCGGTCAGCGGCCTCTTCCTCCTCGCGCAGTACGTGTACTTCTCGTGCCTGACGCGCGCGTCGCTGGCGGACCTCGCGCCCGACCAGCGCGACACGCTGCTCGCCGCGATCGATCGTGGTCGCGAGCGACTGCGACGCTGGGCCGAGAACTGCCCTCCGAACTTCGCGCACAAACACGACCTCGTGGCCGCCGAGGCGGCGCGGCTCCGCGGGCAGCACGTCGAGGCGACGTCGCGCTACGAGGCTGCGATCGCCGGCGCGCGCCGCGAAGGGTTCGAGCAGGACGAAGCCCTCGCGAGCGAGCTCGCGGGACGCTACTACCGCGCGCTCGGCCAGCGACGCATCGCGGCGTTCTATCTCGAGGCCGCGATGGACGCGTACGCGCGATGGGGCGCGACCGCGAAGGTCGAGGCGCTCGAGGAGGAGACGCGCGAGCTCGGCGTCAGCGGGACGATCCCGCTCAACGTCGTCATCACGCCTCCGAGCGATCAGGTCGCGCGGGCCGCGCTCGATCGGCTCGGTCTCTTCGAGGCCGCCGAGACGATCTCGAGCGAGGTCTCGTTCGAGGGCGTGGTCGAGAAGCTCATGCGGATCTGCCTCGCCACCGCGGGCGCGCAGCGTGGCGTGCTGGTGCTCGACCGTGACGGCGCCCTCGAGGTGCGCGCCGCGGGCGCGGTGGGCGAGCCGCCGAACCTCGACGTCGCGCCGCTGCGCGCATCGGACCGCGCGCCGACGTCGCTCGTCGAGCACGCGTTCCGCAGCGGCGAGGTGCTCGTGCTCGCGAATGCCGCGCACCACGTGCGCTTCGGCGCCGACGCGTACGTCGCCGCGCGCCAGACCAAGTCCGCGCTCGCGATGCCGATCCCGCGACAAGGCCGCACGATCGGCGTGCTCTACCTCGAGAACGATCTCGTCACGCGCGCGTTCACCGCGGAGCGCGTCCAGGTGCTGCGCCTGCTCTCGTCGCAGGTCGCGATCTCGCTCGAGAACAGCCGTCTCTTCGAGGATCTGCGGCTCGAGGTGGGCGAACGATCGCGCGCCGAGCGGCGCCTCCGCTTCTTGTCGGAGGCCAGCGTCGCGCTCGCGCGCTCGCTCGACCCGGACGCGACCGCTTCGTGCGTCGCGAAGCTCGCCGTGCCCTTCCTCGGCGACTGGTCGACGCTCGACGTCGCGTACCCCGACGGATCGGTGTCGCGTGTCGCGCAGGCGCACGTCGACGAGCGACGCGAGGCGCTGCTCGGCGCACAGCACGATCACGACTCGATCGCCGCGCTCGTCTTGCGCACCGGCGAGCCGCAGCTCCGGGGCGCGACCGAGCTCCACGACGCGCAGAGCGTGATCGCGGTGCCCCTGCGTGCGCGCGATCTCGTCGTCGGCGTGCTCACGATCGGCTCCTCCTCCGCGGCGCGCATCCACGACGAGGCGGACCTCTCGCTCGCGCAGGAGCTCGCGCATCGCGCCGCCAACTCGCTCGAGAACGCGCGCCTCTACCGCGAGGCCGAGGACGCGGTGCGCCTGCGCGACGAGTTCCTCTCGATCGCCTCGCACGAGCTGCGCACGCCGCTCGCGAGCCTGCAGCTCGCGGTGCAGGGCCTTCCGCGCATGTTGCCTCCTTCGTGTCTCGCCGACGCGCAGCGGGTGACCGCGCTCGTCACGCGGCAGGTGCACCGCCTCGACTCGCTCATCGGGCTCCTGCTCGACGTCTCGCGCATCCGCCGCGGCCGGTTGCAGCTCGATCGCCAGCGCACCGACTTGCGCGAGATCGTGCGCGAGGCGAGCTCGCTGCTCGCGCAGGATCTCGCGCGCTCGGGGAGCGAGCTCGTCGTCAGCGGCGACACGTCGGTCGCGGGATGCTGGGACGGCGCGCGGCTCGAGCAGGTTCTGATCAACCTGCTCGGGAACGCGATCAAGTTCGGGCGCGGAGAGCGCATCGACGTGAGCGTCACGCGAGAGGGCGAGCTCGCGCGCGTCGTGGTCACGGACCACGGCATCGGCATCGGGCCCGAGGTGCGCGACCACGTGTTCGAGCCGTTCCGCCGCGGCGTCTCGTCGCGTCACTACGGCGGGCTCGGCCTCGGGCTCTTCATCACGAGGACGATCGTCGAGGAGCACGGCGGGCACATCGCGGTCGCGAGCGAGGTCGATCAGGGCACGACGTTCATCGTCGAGCTGCCGACCGGATGCTGA